CGCAGCCGAATCACGAGCCGTAATTGCTTTGGCAAAAGCGGAGTAGACGACGAGCGTCTTTTTGTCCGGGGGTAATTCCAATGCACTCAGCGTGGATTTGGAATTGGCAATCACACCGTTAGGCAAAAAGCGGGACATGAGCCGAATCCCTTTGGCTACAATCGGCTTCAGATACGGCGGACCGATGTGGTCACGGATATGCCAGATCAAGGGCAGCTTCGCCGATTTGGCGGCTACTGCACCATACAGTGCAGACTTGAGTGAGTTTGTGTGCACACACACGACTTTTTCCTCACGCAGCAATGGCGCGAGTTTTCTGCCGTAAGCCAGCAACCGAAAGGCTGCTGCAGGTGCACCCAGATTAACAGCATTTCGTCCTCGATTGCGAATCGAATCATCTAGTGGAACGATACGCACATCAATATCACGCTGCCGAAGCCGATCCGCCAAATCGCCCTCCTCCGCCAAAATAACGAGCGGGTCGATATGTTCCCCAATATTCGTCAGGATGTTATACAAAGCGACTTCGCCGCCGCTCCATCTTGCCGTATGGTCAATATAAGCTACTCTCATCATTTCGCCGCCGCCTTTCTGTCAAGGACCTGTCGGAATACCTCTTCTACCTGCTCCGCTACATGTCCCCATGTGTATCTGCTCAGGACATGGTCCCGGCATTCCCGTGCATTCGGTAGAAGTTCACGATGATCCAGCACACGCAGCAGCCCAGCAGCAATGGCTTCACTGTCCGTCCCCTGAAACAAAAGCTCAGGACGGAATCCTCTTAAGATTTCCTTGTTGCCGCCTACAGGAGTGGCCAGCACCGGTAGTCCCGAGGCCATCGCCTCGACTGTAATCAGACCGAAACCCTCTAGTGCCTGTGTTGGCACAACGAACAAGTTCGAGGCTTGATGGTACAGGGGCAGCTCCTCATCCGACACATAACCAAGCAATCTTACGTGATTATGAAGATTGTATTCCGCCACCTTGGAAGCCAATTCCTCCATCAAGGGGCCCTTCCCACCAATCAGCAGCAGATGATCAGGGTGTCGCTCGGTTACTCGCCGCCATGCTTCGAGCAGCTGTAGCAGTCCCATGCGATTAACAAGACGACGAACGGTTAGCACAATCGTCGCATTTTGCGGCAAATTCAGCCGCTTCCGTACGGCCTCCTGATCCTCTGCCGGATGGAACCTTTCTACATTCGCCGCACCAGGAATAATATGAATTTTACTAAGTGGAACTTTATAGTGCTCGTGTAAAATATCCCGAAAAGTCTCGCTTAGCACTATAAATTTATCCGCCAAACCATAAGCTTTCATTTCAATGGATTTGGCCAACGTCGTTTTAAGAAAATGCTTAATTCCCTGTCCTTCAATCTTCATTTCCTCCGTCCACGGTCCGTGGAAGGTAGTAACGACCGGGATTCCTCTTTTTTTCGCCTCCAGTGCCGGTCCGACACTATAGGGAGCAAAGTGGGAATACAGCACATCTATCGGTTGCTTGTCGAATAGCTCTGCTGCATATTTTTGCATCAGCTCTCGACGCTTCCAGATGGATTGCTGCTTGCTACCAATTGAATGAATACGAATACGTTCAGGCGCCTGAGGCTGCTCATCACTACAGATTAAAGCATCCAGCGTATTGCGCTCTAGCGTAAGCTGCTCACAGATGGATTTGAAATATGTGTTGAGACCTCCTGGCTGCAAGGACGGCCAGCTCAGCCCGGTTGCCGCAATACGAAATCCGTTATTGTACGACATAGCTGGTTTCTCCTTTCTGCTCGGTTTGTCCGCCATCTACAACTTCAATCTTTTTTCGCCGCTTGGTTAACTCATAATGCTTGAAGCAGACGAGAAACTCATACATCACCCAGAAAACGGCTACGGCAAAACCCGCCAACCCCTTGCGGTATAAGCCTTGAACAAAATACTTCTGTACAAAGCGGGCAGGCGGTCTCCACAACAGTCTGGTAATCCGAAAGGATCTTCCTTTGTTAAATGCCGTCTCTGCTTCCAGATCCGTATATTTGTTAAAACGGGTCATATGATCGCTGATGCTGCGGAAGCCATAGTGCCATAGCACGCCCTCCAGATTGATGATCTGGGAAGAGGCTACATCCGGCATTTCATGAACAAGACTATTCGTAATGCCATAAATTCGCCGATTGTACAAACGAACCAAATACTCGCCTTTGTTCATCCATTTGCCGAGAAAATCGCCAATGCGAAATACAGAATAGGCTTTGGCCGGATCGTGGAGCGTTTCCTTTACTTTCAACAAGTCACCAAGCAACTCTGCATCCACTACTTCGTCTGTATCAATCAGGAAAATCCAATCAAATTCCGCTTTATCAACACCAAACATGCGCTGTTTGGCATAACCAGGCCATGGGTTGGAAAACACCCGACAGCCCAATGATTCAGCTACCTGAATCGTATTGTCTTTGCTCCCTCCGTCAATGACGACGATATCGTCCGCAAAGGGCTGACAGGATTTAATGGCGGCTGTAATTCGAGTGCCATCATCCTGAGCGATAATAACTACGGATATCCGGTTGTCCGCGGGAACGCTAGACATGTGGTTCATTAGCGGGTGCCTCCTTCTTTATCTAACCGTTAACTGGCTTTTTCCGGATGTAGTGTGACATCGTTGATCGGAGCCATTGAAAATCTTGTTTGGAAATAAGCAGTCTTGGAATTTTCATTTTTAGAACGAACTTAACATTACATAAAATGAAAACGAACCGTAAAATCCCCGAAGACAGCATTGCTATCCCTGCACCCGTCAATCCATATCTCGGCACGAGTATGGACAGCAATGGAATGACGAGCGCCAATCCGACACCCTGTAGAATGGTAACCAGTTTGGGCTTACCCAGCGCCATAAATTGTTGTGCCAGCACCATGGTACCTCCACTGATAGCAACCTCAAGCACCAGAAACCGGAATACCGTAAGCGCTTGTTTAAACTCTTGACCATATAACAATGTAAATACGAACGGAGCAACCAGCATTAACATCACCGCAGCCAAAAAGGTTGCCGTTGAAGTCACTCGAAATGCCCGGAATGTTATGGCCACTGCCTCTTCCTTATCCAGACCAGAGGCTTTGGGAAACAACACGACAATGATCGAGGTTGAAAATACATTCACCATCCGGGCCAGGCTGACCGCTACCGCATATAAACCGAGATCAGCAGGTCTGAGCAGACCTGCAATCAAAATCTGGTCAATGTAAGTGGAAACCTGCCCCATGAGATCATTCCCGTATGAACCCATACCGTAGGTAAAGAGATTTTTAAATTGCGTCCAGCTGTTCTTCACCTTTGGTTTGTACAGCCGAATCATTCGTATCGTGACACCGATATAGATCGGCAAGCCTGGCAGTAAGTAAGCCAATGCTGAGGTGTACGGATTCATCGTCCCCGTCAGGGTCAGAATCGCCAGACCCAGCAGTGTACTTAGTGGTACCAAGTACCGGAATAAATTGTATTGTTTATATTCCGAGCGAACTTGAAGCAATGCATTATTGATCTGTGAAATCGCTATGAGCGGACACATCATCATAGAACACTGCGCAAAAAGTATGACCGATGAAGAAAAAGAGCGCAGCCAATAAGGAATTAGAAATACTCCGACGAGTGTCGCCATTCCCCCAAATACCGTAGCCAGCAGCAAGGCCAGACCATACAGCTTACCCGTTTCCTCAGGTTTCCTTTTGGCATTGTAAATCAATGCAGATGGAACACCGAAGCTCATGCAGAAGGCAAGAAATTGGGACCAGTTCACCATCGCTGTCTGTTCTCCGCGTCCAGTAGGACCCAAGAATCGTGCCGTCAGCACACCAGTCAGCATATTCACGACGAGAATCAGCATACTGAATATCATCGTTTTTACTGCTGCAGAGCTGTTATCCTTGCTTTTGGCAAACCGAATCACCGTGGACCATAGTGTCCGGACAGGTGCGGATAATGCTTGTAAGTTTTGCACAGCCTTTACCTTCTTTCCGCGATGACATCTTTTGCCCATAGTCCTATTCCGATCATCATCCAGATCAAATAGCCGCGCATACCGGGGAAACCATTATCCGATATGAGACTGGCTACAGCTCCGGCCCATGTAGCCAACGCCAGTCTGATATAAGGCTGACTGGAATTCCGTTCGGCAATACGGACGAGAAGGCGCTTGATGATAACGAACAGACCACCGAAGAAAAAGAATGCTCCGCAAATACCGAAGGTGAGGAAAATGGCAATATATCCATTATCCATAATCCCAAGTTCACCGAGATCGCCGCCGTTATCAAGCTTGGTTCCGATACCTACACTCCCGATCCCCTGCCCGACCGGATTGCTAGTAATCGCCGGAAGCATTGTATGCAGTAGATCCAAACGTTCATTGTACGAATGATCCTGTTGAATATCTGTCAACGTCTGCATGCGAGCCACCAAACCTTCTGCCCCCGGAAGTTTTGGAACGATGATATAGAGAAGAAGACCGACGATAGCAAGTTGAAACAGGGTCTTCCACTTTCCTTTGGAGGATGAGCTGAGGATGTAAGCCAGCAACATGACGAATGCAATCAGCCAGGCTGAACGTACGAGCGTGACCAAGAGACAAACGACTGTTAGCAGGACTCCAATCCATCCCAATGTGCCTCGCCACCGTTTCTCCATCAGCATTGGTACAAGTGCCATTGCCAGGAAAATAGCGCATGGGCCGGGCGAGTTCATGGAAGAAAACACTCTAATTTGAAGCGGTTCTGGCACGCCAATGGAATTCATTTCCACATGATTCATCCAAAATGCATCCCAAGGAGGCACCGTCAAGTACTGAATAATGCCGTATATCGCTACTAGAACAGCAATGTTGGCGTATGAATACAGCAGTCGGTCCAGCTCCTTGGCTTTCATAGGCTTAATCGCAAGATAAGGCAATAGAAGCAATGGAACCACATAATTGGCCAAATCATAAGCAAAAACAATACCATTTTTGAATAACCCGACCACACTTCCATAGGCCAACTCTATGCCGAAAAATACAGCAATCCGGGTTAATGGCTTTTCCGCCAGATGAATACCCCGCAGCACAGGAATGATCAGCATGCTGCTTACCAGCAGCGGCGCCACGCTCAATAAGGAAACCGAGTGATACGTTCCCTCCAACCAATCTGCAATGCGGCGGATTTCCGGGCCTACTGCCCACACCACCAATGTGTAAGAAATCAATAGCCGTGATTGCAAGATCGCCAGCAGGAAGGCTGGAAAAACGATCGCCAGCAATATGGCTCCCTGCTGGCTCGTGGTGGGATTCATCTTGGCGCTGACAAATCCGATGGCGAGTGGTAGCATACAAGCCAGCACCCCCATGCCGATCATGCCGATTCCACGCCGACTTCCTAGCCAGAAGGAAATCTGCTGATCTGCCAACCGACTCATGTTTCTCACCCCTGGCCTCCCTTCATCCGCTTCCGCTTGAACATCTCTTTAAACAGCAGAACGAGGAACTGGGAATCCTCAATCAAATATCTTTTCCACAATCGTTTAGGCTCCTGAGACAACCTCCAAAACCATTCAAATCCTGTCTTCTGCATCAGCTCCGGTGCTCTCTTTACATTTCCCGACAGGAAATCAAAGGTCGCTCCCACTCCAATCGAAACTGGAGCGCGGTAAGTCTCATAATATCTGTAAATCCATTTTTCCTGCTTCGGTGCTCCTACACCTACAAAAACGATGTCTGGGCGAGCCTCTTGAAGCAACTGGATAATGTATCTGTTCTCCTCTTCGTTTTTCTCAAAACCATAAGAAGGAGAATAGCAGCCTACTACATTCATGTTTGGATAGGATTCCTGGAGATTAAGCATAGCCTTCTCAGGAATACCGTCAGCTGCACCCAGAAAAAACAAGCGATAGCCCCGATCCTCAAAAGCCTCTCCCAGCCGGGTGAACAAATCGGACCCTGACACTTTTTGTTTGAGGGGCTTTTTCAGCAACTTAGACGCCCAAATGATAGGCATTCCATCGGCCACTACAGCTCCGGCATCCGAATACACCTTGCGGAATTCATCATCCTTACGAAGCTTGATCACATGATCGACATTACAGGTCAAAATGTAGGAATGACGCTGATGCTCAATAGAAGTATCTATAAATTCGAGTAGATCATTAAAATCGTAATTATCAAAGTTGACATCGAACATGTTCACTCTGCTCATCGTATCACTTCTCTTTGCGAAAATCGGTTTGAGTAGATGTCTGGTATAATGCGTTCAAATACCAGCAAAACGGAATAATCATCTGAACCGTCGACAACGTATTATCTGAAAACGAGTAGATCAAAAAACCTGCAATTAAAGTTGCAAAATAAGGTTTGATAGACTTGGCAAGTGACCGATAAATGAGAGCGAACACGATCAGTAATGAAAGCATTAATAGCCCGCAACCGATATATCCGGTATCAAAATAAAATCGTATATACTCGTTATGCGGTACAACAAAACCATTGAATAACGTCCCGTCGTTCGCAACCGTTACCGCGCCAAGGCCTCTGCCTGACCAAGGGTAATCATGTACTCTGTTCAAAAAATATTCCCATGCCTCCGAGCGTCCCGATAGGTCAATGCCTGTGTCGGTCTCCCGTTCGAAGGAGCGTTTTTTTAAATTGTTCCATTGTAGGGCCACCGCCCCCAGAGCAACCAAAAACGATCCGGCCAGCGGTAGCAAATAATTGACTTTTCCCTTGAGGTACTGACGGGCAATATCAAACAGATACACAGCAAACATTAATAACAATGCCAGAATCGGCCCACGTGTACCGGTGGCGATCAGGATTAGAAAGTTCAGGGCCAACACC
This window of the Paenibacillus polymyxa genome carries:
- a CDS encoding glycosyltransferase family 4 protein, encoding MMRVAYIDHTARWSGGEVALYNILTNIGEHIDPLVILAEEGDLADRLRQRDIDVRIVPLDDSIRNRGRNAVNLGAPAAAFRLLAYGRKLAPLLREEKVVCVHTNSLKSALYGAVAAKSAKLPLIWHIRDHIGPPYLKPIVAKGIRLMSRFLPNGVIANSKSTLSALELPPDKKTLVVYSAFAKAITARDSAAHLRGDDSFNVVLVGRLAEWKGQHILLEAARSFLPDQRVKFWLAGDALFGEEEYKQRLESTMREYGLTNVNLMGHVDDIQGLMQRCDLLIHTSITPEPFGQVIIEGMAAGLPVIASNEGGPKETVVPNETGLLIEPGDPAKLEEAIRWMLEHPQERQQMGERGMERVKKHFVIENTVKDIVHYYKGLLAGV
- a CDS encoding glycosyltransferase family 4 protein; the encoded protein is MSYNNGFRIAATGLSWPSLQPGGLNTYFKSICEQLTLERNTLDALICSDEQPQAPERIRIHSIGSKQQSIWKRRELMQKYAAELFDKQPIDVLYSHFAPYSVGPALEAKKRGIPVVTTFHGPWTEEMKIEGQGIKHFLKTTLAKSIEMKAYGLADKFIVLSETFRDILHEHYKVPLSKIHIIPGAANVERFHPAEDQEAVRKRLNLPQNATIVLTVRRLVNRMGLLQLLEAWRRVTERHPDHLLLIGGKGPLMEELASKVAEYNLHNHVRLLGYVSDEELPLYHQASNLFVVPTQALEGFGLITVEAMASGLPVLATPVGGNKEILRGFRPELLFQGTDSEAIAAGLLRVLDHRELLPNARECRDHVLSRYTWGHVAEQVEEVFRQVLDRKAAAK
- a CDS encoding glycosyltransferase family 2 protein, producing the protein MNHMSSVPADNRISVVIIAQDDGTRITAAIKSCQPFADDIVVIDGGSKDNTIQVAESLGCRVFSNPWPGYAKQRMFGVDKAEFDWIFLIDTDEVVDAELLGDLLKVKETLHDPAKAYSVFRIGDFLGKWMNKGEYLVRLYNRRIYGITNSLVHEMPDVASSQIINLEGVLWHYGFRSISDHMTRFNKYTDLEAETAFNKGRSFRITRLLWRPPARFVQKYFVQGLYRKGLAGFAVAVFWVMYEFLVCFKHYELTKRRKKIEVVDGGQTEQKGETSYVVQ
- a CDS encoding lipopolysaccharide biosynthesis protein, producing the protein MQNLQALSAPVRTLWSTVIRFAKSKDNSSAAVKTMIFSMLILVVNMLTGVLTARFLGPTGRGEQTAMVNWSQFLAFCMSFGVPSALIYNAKRKPEETGKLYGLALLLATVFGGMATLVGVFLIPYWLRSFSSSVILFAQCSMMMCPLIAISQINNALLQVRSEYKQYNLFRYLVPLSTLLGLAILTLTGTMNPYTSALAYLLPGLPIYIGVTIRMIRLYKPKVKNSWTQFKNLFTYGMGSYGNDLMGQVSTYIDQILIAGLLRPADLGLYAVAVSLARMVNVFSTSIIVVLFPKASGLDKEEAVAITFRAFRVTSTATFLAAVMLMLVAPFVFTLLYGQEFKQALTVFRFLVLEVAISGGTMVLAQQFMALGKPKLVTILQGVGLALVIPLLSILVPRYGLTGAGIAMLSSGILRFVFILCNVKFVLKMKIPRLLISKQDFQWLRSTMSHYIRKKPVNG
- a CDS encoding O-antigen ligase family protein; this translates as MSRLADQQISFWLGSRRGIGMIGMGVLACMLPLAIGFVSAKMNPTTSQQGAILLAIVFPAFLLAILQSRLLISYTLVVWAVGPEIRRIADWLEGTYHSVSLLSVAPLLVSSMLIIPVLRGIHLAEKPLTRIAVFFGIELAYGSVVGLFKNGIVFAYDLANYVVPLLLLPYLAIKPMKAKELDRLLYSYANIAVLVAIYGIIQYLTVPPWDAFWMNHVEMNSIGVPEPLQIRVFSSMNSPGPCAIFLAMALVPMLMEKRWRGTLGWIGVLLTVVCLLVTLVRSAWLIAFVMLLAYILSSSSKGKWKTLFQLAIVGLLLYIIVPKLPGAEGLVARMQTLTDIQQDHSYNERLDLLHTMLPAITSNPVGQGIGSVGIGTKLDNGGDLGELGIMDNGYIAIFLTFGICGAFFFFGGLFVIIKRLLVRIAERNSSQPYIRLALATWAGAVASLISDNGFPGMRGYLIWMMIGIGLWAKDVIAERR
- a CDS encoding WecB/TagA/CpsF family glycosyltransferase codes for the protein MSRVNMFDVNFDNYDFNDLLEFIDTSIEHQRHSYILTCNVDHVIKLRKDDEFRKVYSDAGAVVADGMPIIWASKLLKKPLKQKVSGSDLFTRLGEAFEDRGYRLFFLGAADGIPEKAMLNLQESYPNMNVVGCYSPSYGFEKNEEENRYIIQLLQEARPDIVFVGVGAPKQEKWIYRYYETYRAPVSIGVGATFDFLSGNVKRAPELMQKTGFEWFWRLSQEPKRLWKRYLIEDSQFLVLLFKEMFKRKRMKGGQG